One stretch of Terriglobales bacterium DNA includes these proteins:
- the lon gene encoding endopeptidase La, which translates to MANETRNLQSHDTLGEERPTVQNNANIPVLPVRDTVLFPHAVLPLTVGRESSVQLINSLGEDKTIIVVAQREARVDSPQPVDLYAIGTLAVVHKVVKMPNQSLFVFAEGLDRVHLKEYTQLTPFMRASVETIPEIPAKVGSEQEALQRNVLTLFQQIVAGSPTLSDELSTVAMNIEEAGRLVDFIASSLPTLSTRDKQEILETADVRSRLDKINQHLAKELEVMQLRNKIQSEVQDRVQQTQREFYLREQMKAIQKELGESDETTRDTEDLKQKIEQAGMPDEVKKEALKELGRLSRMSPMAADYGVTRNYIEWLAVLPWNKSSGVEVDIPKAKEILDTDHYDLQKVKDRILDYLSVRRLKPSMKGPILCFVGPPGVGKTSLGKSIARALGRKFVRLSLGGVHDEAEIRGHRRTYIGALPGQIIQGIRRAETNDPVFMLDEVDKLGRDFRGDPASALLETLDPEQNNTFRDNYLDVPFDLSKVLFITTANQLDPVPDPLRDRMEIIELQGYTEDEKVHIAVRYLINRQTEENGITLDQIEFIEESLRYIIRHYTREAGVRNLERNIGTICRKQARRIAEGKHDKLMVTPQIVREFLGGEKIRVDTEIAERTKRPGVAVGLAWTPTGGDILFVEANKMKGKGGFTMTGQLGQVMQESMQAALTWVRSNAPKLGISEDWFKDHDIHIHVPAGAIPKDGPSAGVTMTTALVSLLTDRPVRPLTAMTGEITLSGNVLPIGGIKEKFLAAKRAGVQTVIVPADNKTNVEEDLTPEQLQNVDVKYVSTIDDVLEIALPTSKAEQKQDEVTRAEVLSGAGVPVPAV; encoded by the coding sequence ATGGCTAATGAAACGCGCAACTTACAGAGCCATGACACGCTCGGCGAAGAACGGCCGACAGTCCAGAATAATGCCAACATACCGGTACTGCCGGTAAGGGACACGGTGCTGTTTCCGCACGCGGTGCTGCCCCTGACGGTGGGCCGGGAAAGCTCGGTCCAGCTGATCAATTCGCTGGGCGAGGACAAGACCATCATCGTGGTGGCGCAGCGGGAGGCGAGGGTGGACTCGCCGCAACCGGTGGACCTGTATGCCATCGGCACGCTGGCGGTGGTGCACAAAGTGGTCAAGATGCCCAACCAGAGCCTGTTTGTCTTTGCCGAAGGACTGGACCGGGTGCATTTGAAGGAATACACGCAGCTGACGCCGTTCATGCGCGCCAGCGTGGAAACGATCCCGGAGATCCCGGCGAAAGTGGGCTCCGAGCAGGAAGCGCTGCAGCGCAACGTGCTGACGCTGTTCCAGCAGATCGTGGCCGGCTCGCCAACGCTGTCGGACGAACTGTCCACGGTGGCGATGAATATCGAAGAGGCGGGGCGGTTGGTGGATTTCATCGCCAGCTCGCTGCCTACGCTGTCGACGCGCGACAAGCAGGAAATCCTGGAGACCGCGGACGTGCGCTCGCGGCTGGACAAGATCAACCAGCACCTGGCCAAGGAGCTGGAGGTCATGCAGCTTCGCAACAAGATCCAGAGCGAAGTGCAGGACCGGGTGCAGCAGACGCAGCGTGAGTTTTATCTGCGCGAGCAGATGAAGGCCATCCAGAAGGAACTCGGCGAGAGCGACGAAACCACGCGCGACACCGAAGATCTGAAACAGAAGATCGAGCAGGCCGGCATGCCCGATGAAGTGAAGAAAGAGGCCCTGAAGGAATTGGGGCGGCTTTCGCGCATGTCGCCGATGGCGGCCGACTATGGCGTGACGCGCAACTACATCGAGTGGCTGGCGGTGCTGCCGTGGAACAAGTCTTCGGGGGTTGAAGTGGACATCCCGAAGGCCAAGGAAATTTTGGACACCGACCACTACGACCTGCAGAAGGTGAAGGACCGGATCCTGGATTACCTCTCGGTGCGGCGGTTGAAGCCGTCGATGAAGGGGCCCATCCTGTGCTTTGTGGGACCTCCGGGCGTGGGCAAGACGTCGCTGGGCAAGTCGATCGCGCGGGCGCTGGGACGCAAGTTCGTGCGCCTGTCGCTGGGCGGCGTACACGACGAGGCGGAGATCCGAGGCCACCGGCGGACGTACATCGGCGCGCTGCCGGGGCAGATCATCCAGGGCATCCGCCGGGCGGAGACCAACGATCCGGTGTTCATGCTGGACGAAGTGGACAAGCTGGGACGCGATTTCCGCGGCGATCCGGCATCGGCGCTGCTGGAGACGCTCGATCCGGAGCAAAACAACACCTTCCGCGATAACTACCTCGACGTGCCTTTCGACCTGTCGAAGGTGCTGTTCATCACCACGGCGAACCAGCTTGATCCGGTTCCGGATCCGTTGCGTGACCGCATGGAGATCATCGAACTCCAGGGTTATACCGAGGACGAGAAGGTGCACATCGCGGTGCGCTATTTGATCAACCGGCAGACGGAAGAGAACGGCATCACGCTTGATCAGATCGAGTTCATCGAGGAGTCGCTGCGGTACATCATCCGGCACTACACGCGGGAAGCAGGCGTGCGCAATCTGGAGCGCAACATCGGAACCATCTGCCGCAAGCAGGCGCGGCGCATCGCCGAAGGCAAGCACGACAAGCTGATGGTGACGCCGCAGATTGTGCGCGAGTTCCTGGGCGGAGAAAAAATCCGGGTGGATACCGAAATCGCGGAGCGCACCAAGCGTCCCGGGGTGGCGGTGGGACTGGCATGGACGCCGACCGGCGGCGACATCCTGTTCGTAGAAGCCAACAAGATGAAGGGCAAAGGCGGCTTCACCATGACCGGACAACTGGGTCAGGTCATGCAGGAGTCGATGCAGGCGGCACTGACCTGGGTTAGGTCAAACGCCCCCAAGCTGGGCATCAGCGAGGATTGGTTCAAAGACCACGACATTCACATCCACGTGCCGGCGGGGGCGATTCCCAAGGACGGGCCTTCGGCGGGCGTGACCATGACGACGGCGCTGGTATCGCTGCTCACCGATCGCCCGGTTCGTCCGCTGACCGCGATGACCGGCGAGATCACGCTGAGCGGGAACGTGCTGCCCATCGGCGGCATCAAGGAGAAATTCCTGGCCGCCAAGAGAGCCGGCGTGCAGACCGTGATTGTTCCAGCCGACAACAAGACCAACGTCGAGGAAGATTTGACGCCGGAGCAGTTGCAGAACGTGGACGTGAAGTACGTCAGCACGATTGACGATGTGCTCGAGATCGCACTGCCGACCAGCAAGGCGGAACAGAAGCAGGATGAGGTCACGCGCGCTGAAGTCTTGAGCGGAGCGGGCGTGCCGGTTCCCGCGGTTTAA
- a CDS encoding DUF3175 domain-containing protein: MAKVKTDSTHPPAGLFNRSAATIARTLASTRVSPKGPGSGMRMLTYFINRAGRGLSATRRKELEKAKALLSERVQHAREQKKSKRAA, encoded by the coding sequence GTGGCGAAGGTTAAAACCGACTCCACCCATCCTCCCGCCGGCCTGTTCAATCGCAGCGCGGCCACCATCGCCCGGACCCTTGCCTCCACGAGAGTTTCTCCGAAGGGGCCAGGTTCCGGAATGCGCATGCTGACCTATTTCATCAACCGGGCGGGACGTGGCCTAAGCGCTACCCGGAGAAAGGAACTGGAGAAGGCAAAGGCGCTGCTCAGCGAGCGTGTGCAACACGCACGCGAGCAGAAGAAAAGCAAGCGCGCCGCCTGA